In the genome of Lactuca sativa cultivar Salinas chromosome 3, Lsat_Salinas_v11, whole genome shotgun sequence, the window taatcatatataattatttaatcatatatgattattgtaATGTAGGGTATATCatgtatgattaatcatatatgattactgtaATATAGGATATATCatttatgattaatcatatatcatatatgtactataatcatatatgtttaatcatatatcatatatgtactgtaatcatatatgtttaatcatatatgattactgtaATGTAGGATATATCatgtatgattaatcatatatgattatataatcgtattatataatcatatatgattatatattgtaTCATCATAATCATAATGTGATATATGataacttatattattataatcatatatggttaatcatatatgattatataatcatattattaacatacttaattatatatcattatatcaatcatatatgattaatcatatatgattaagtattttaataatatgattatataatcatatatgattatatacagtATTATCATATTACATACTACGTAATCATATATGTTTATACAGTATGGTATCTGATAATTCATATTATTAGAATAGTTAAtcttatatgattaatcatatatggttATATAGTATGATATCTGATAAGTCATATATGAATCATCTGTCATAAtactatataatcatatatgattatataatgtatttttattatacaTTTGCTTGCAGTTTTTTCATTATGTGCCACATGCATAGTCTGTGTCTTGAATTTGGTAAGACAGATTCCACTGCTTGTTTTATTGTTGCATCTTGATCCATTAGAACAATTTTTGGTGCTTTCCCTTCATGAGCTCTAAGAAAAGCTTTAAGCAGCCATTCATACGACTCAATTGTCTCTCTACTCAGCAACCCAGCACCAACAGTAACTGATTTCTTGTGGTGGTCAACTGTTGTGAATGGAACAAATACAATTTTATACCTATATAAAGAAAATGTGTTTAGtacaatcatatttgattaataGTATGTTTGAATTTATATACATTAACTTACTTGTTTGTTCTAAAAGTTGCATCAAAAGATATAACTTCTCCAAACTCTGCATAAAAAGTCTTTTCTCTTTCATCTACCCAAAACATAGCAGCCAACAGATCTCCATCACGTAGGAACTCAAATGAATAATTTGGGTAATGATCTCTAGGATCATTCATTTTATTTATCATTATTTGAGCATCCTTGTAAcataagattctatttactccTCTCCACAAGTTTTTGTAGTCTGTTACTTTCGCCCCTATATATTCATATCCTCCTTTCAAAACTACTCGTATTTTGTGAGCCATTGTGGGACCAATTTTAGCTTTTGATGCACGTACTACAAACTCTTTTTCAGAATATGACATCTTTCTTGCATTTTTCGTATAAGGTCTTTCCTCAATACTTTCCAGTGGGTGGTTGTGCATTTCAAAGAATTTCTTAACTTTGTAATCTGTTGTTCCATAAACATTTTCAAATATAATCTTTGTTGTACACCCGGTAATTATCTTGTTTGAATTTGGTTTCCTCTTGACAGAACTTGTAGCCAACATATCACAAGGTTTTGGTTTATCCTTGCCACCCCTATTGCATataacatatttttcttttattatttggcTATTGTATTTTGATTGGCTACTCAGTCTTGTATGAAAACCTGCCATTTCTGCATAATCAGTATACATTTTTACTGCCAAATTTAGTGATTTGAAAACAGTGTTTACAATTGGTACAAATTCTGTAGGGACATCTGGTTTATATTCAGATTCTTCAATTATGTTACTGCAATATAATTCATTTGTTGAATTGGAACTTTCACCTGATAAAAGAAGGGAATGACAAATATGTTATATAATTTTATGTTGTACTAATCATACGTGATTAACgatatgtatttatattttagtataaaaaatcatatatgattttagatattaatatattattagatgtTAAATCATACTTATTTTTACATTGTATTATATGATTGATCATATAATATACtgtgtaatcataaatgattatacgtatcaatttataaataatcatacttgATATTGTTTAATCATGTATGATTAATCATATGTATTTGTAGTTTGTAATATACGATTAATCCTATTTTATGATGTATTATTcatccaaatgtaatattaatatAGATTTCAATTTGAAAACATATATGATAAATCATaattacaaactataaatacatatgattaatCATAGATATGAACagtcatatatgattattcatccttatatgattaaatcacATATTGtattgtataatcatatatgattattcataATTTATATTGTATAATAAAAGAATCAGAATGAAATGTAGAAACTATCATGTAATATGTAGTATTAAAACGAATTAGTTGTACCTTCAATACGAATCGTATTTTGAAGTGCTTCAGAAGTGAAAGAAATTGAATTGATTTGTTCGTCGTTAGGAGATGAATTGATTTCAGCTATAATAGTATCAATTGCGATCGACTTGTCAATTTCTTTTGGATGCGACATCATTTTTGAAAATTGATTTTGATTCGATTTTCAAATGCTTTGTTTACGATTGTGAggtgtttgtttcttcgatttgaGGTTTGTATCTCGTATTTATGAGGATATGAACTGATGCTCTGTTTCGATCTTTTTTTCGATTTGAAGATTACGAATAATTTGATAACATATTcggtaaaaataagatcttttTTATTATATTGAATGAGTTGTTGAAGATTGGATGATATGATTACGTGACTGATACTGAAAATCGATGATTTAGCGATATGATGATTTTTAGAGAAGGAATGTGTCCGCTTTCTCAACATTAATTTGAAGTTTACTATTATACCTCTTAATCATTTAACAGTTGACGTTAAGTTCCATTTGCTGATATTTAATCTCACAATCTCTAATTTTTTATTAATCTCAATGTAAccatcccctatatatatatatatatatatatatatatatatatatatatatatatatatatatatatatatatatatatatatatatatatatatatatatatatatatatataaaagttaaaaaCGATAGTTTCAACATATTTTCAAGAGAACTATATGATATTCTGTGCACATGTATCTCAATGTTTTTATATTCGTTTGAACTTTGAATATTAAGTGGATGTTATTGTAAACATAAATAGATTCTTTTAATAATTTTGACAATGAGATAGTGAGATCTACCTAAAGGCTATTAAAAGTAAATGATTTTACGATTAAAGCGTGATTTCGTTTTTAGTTTTACACTctcattaaattttattttactttagaTAGGGCTTAGAGAGGATAACATCTATATTCTAATGGTTATACTTAGTAGTTAGGAGCGGCATCACGACATCACATGAAGATGAACGAGTTGTGGTTGAGTTTTTCCATCCGGACAACCCGTTTATTCTACGGGTCATGTTCGGGTTTACCTGacaatggggcgggtttggaaCGAATCGACATTGATCCAAATCCTTTTAACAAATTTCAGtatccgatccaaacccgctccgtaacccatagggttttgaataatcaaccTCATACCCTTATCCAACGAATCAACAAATACCCAAACTCGCTCCATAACCCGTAgattttttgaataatcaaacacattttacttaaatcaaaaaataacatttataataaaacaaatgttgatttagaaaacaTATTACGTACTCGAGGACTTTCGATTGGAAATAAAATCATTGCTATAGTAACTTCCGTTTGGTTTTGTGAATGTCGATTTCTTCTGTTTGATAAATGAATTtgttgatttataaatgaaatttttgatttcctgatgaaatataaatgaaatgacatcATGACTCTTAGTAGAAGACTGTAAGTTTAGATGTCGAGTCATCGGCTCCTATGTAAAAACAGTTTAGTCTTTGTCATGTTCTCTTTGGGTTTTCAATTGGAATTAAAAGTAAACTTTAGGCAGTatacaatataaatatataattcaaATATTTATACGGGGCAGGTTATAAACGGAGCGGATCAGTGATGATCCATATctgacccttttaataaaaaggTTAGCGGATACGGAtcgttaacgggtaaacggatcaaaaactatgctccaaacccatataattcttaagggtttggatcggatcagcGTCACAACCCGCTCCATTGCCAGGTCTATTTGTAAATAATTTTGCAGGTTGACCTGTGAAACCGTTTATTTTATTAgatatataaaaatgaaaatatatatttattaaataaataagatagtAACAACTAATAACCCGCCCCGTATGGGATATTTAGACTTTTTTTCATGATTCTGACCCACGAATTTGAATCTAGCACGTGAACTTACGAACCCATATAATTAAACGAGTTATGATGGTTGACTTGTTTGTAGCTAATTTAGGTTATTGTTGAGCAAgatgatatgaatattcatataGGTCATGTCTAGGTTGAGCATTTATGACCCTCCAACCCTAGCGATTGCAACCCTAGTTACACTATGTTTATataataattcaaattttttcTTTCTATATATAGCaacatataaaaatttaaattttataaatttagaGTTTCATAtatgtaatttaaacaaaaaaatcaatattttataTTTGTCCGGCACACTTTAGAAATATCATTTTACTCTTTATcaatttttaaaatatcatatttatcaaaATCTTTATTGTAAATATATTAGAaatctattttatatatatatatatatatatatatatatatatatatatatatatatatatatatatatatatatatatatatatatatatatatatatatatatatatatatatatatatcattatagtTAAAAATATTAGAATCCATATTCTCCATCTCCTAAATTGATGAAATAATTTTCAGTCATGATATTAGAAACATGAGCCCTCTCCTAAATTGCttaactttcttcttcttcttaaacTAATCATTGATGAACTATTGTTGCGATTTATCTCTATTTTTAAGTGTTTTTTCTCTTAGATTTTACATCTGATCTAATCCCAAAATTACTTTCtgagaaaaaaaatcaataacaAACTGACCACATTGGAGTTTAAGATACAACACTTGCTAACATTTATTAATCCATTATGACATTATCTAAAACTATATCCGTTGTAATTAAATACATTTAGATCGGAAGCATCTAGATGGGTTCCACAACTTCAATTCCATACCATAAAAGGAAAACAAGATTAACGAGAAAATTTGGTATTATTATTTGTAGTTTGATAGAAATTTTCATGTGAAGAGCAATTAAGTAATCCAGATTCCAGGTGATTATCTGGCACATTGGTTTGGGCTGAACCAAAAGGGGGCAATATCgcctttttattttttctttataatgatcttaaaatatatatatatatatatatatatatatatataaaagaacgaAAAATACTTAAGAACGTTACAAATAagaattttgattttttgatattttgaaaCTTTATGAAGGTAATATACTATTTTGAAATTGGGCTGGACAAATATAATAATTTTACCATTAAAAAGTAAATATACAAAATTCTCCATCTTATAAATATGTTATCATAACTAATATAATATTTTTGGATATACATCAAACTATAATATTTttctaaacacacacacacacacacaaacaaaaaaaaaaaaagaagcaaTCAAAGTTATTTTATCACAAACATCTAATAAACGGACAACCAAAAAAAATTGAACACATCATGTGTACATTATTACAACATAATTTATGAAAATGATGATGTATGTAAAGAAGATTCGAAATCACAAAATTTATTGCAAATGTATGGAACTACAACAACAAATTgaccacacaaaaaaaaaaactcgtaACGTACGACCACAGTTAAATGGAAATGGCATTTAAGGGGCTCCCCTACCCAATATGTGGACATAATGACAAATATGATAATATCAAACCTAGAAAGATACAAGGCATGTTAAAGAACAAAACCACTTAAATTAAACTTATGTAGAAACAATTCGCAATccttatatcttataaaaatataaaagtattAGTATTGATAAACTTTAGATAAGTAGAACTAATCGATCATCCCAactatgagatactctattcaTATCCTAAATTAATGTGTACAATTGAGATCTACCCATTATAAACAAAACTTTTTAGATTtgaatattaatcaaataataataagtCAATAAGATGTAGTTGTTTAGTCCCTTAATAAACTTGCGCAGGatatgtaaaataaaataaaaataaagaaactGGTTTAAATTATTTATGATCAACTAAGATGTGGTTGTCTCAAAGTCTCAATCATACACCTATAAGATTTAGATCCATGGGATTATTATAATACGCACACGTTCCCTCAATGTTTTTTTTCAAACGTACTTATGTATCGATATGGCCTCATGGGTACAAATTGCTTCAggttgaaataaaaaattaaaatatcatGATTCAGTCATCGAACGAGCAATTAAGTTTTAATTTTGGAACTTAAAAAATTTTATAGACCACTTTGTTGAAACTCATCCGCAAACCATTGCAATTCAATatgattttattattttctttacgAGTGAGTTATTTTGATTATTGTTAAGTTAAGTGTATCTCATAAACGGACATTCTGTTTATGAATAATTCGTTTCTTTATTTTAAGAGGCACACGTTAATTAGAATATTATTTACCACTTCAAGCTGGCATAACGATGATCAATAGACATTAAATAAAATATTCCAAAATGAAGTTGACCAAAGTATAATTCTCATAACCTTCGACCTTAAAGTGACATTTCAACTAGGAAAACAAAGTTAAACCAAAATACAAGGACATTAAACGAAGGAAGGAGGAAAATGGGGGGATTATTTGATTGTTCCAAGCTTCTCGTTGCTACTTCCACTAAGACTTCCTCGCCAGGTTCTTCTCCGCAAACAAATTTCAGTGGAAGCAGCAAAAAGAAGCTGAAGAACATCTTCCCCCTAATTATATAAAACAAAGAACACATATTTATTATTACATCATAGATTTTTCTTAAAACAAAAACTCAAACCCTTGTTGTTAATATTTCTTCCCATTCAACCATCTTGATTCATATAATCTGGCTTCATCAGGAGCAATCAATTTCAAGGCAT includes:
- the LOC128132717 gene encoding protein FAR1-RELATED SEQUENCE 5-like, producing the protein MSHPKEIDKSIAIDTIIAEINSSPNDEQINSISFTSEALQNTIRIEGESSNSTNELYCSNIIEESEYKPDVPTEFVPIVNTVFKSLNLAVKMYTDYAEMAGFHTRLSSQSKYNSQIIKEKYVICNRGGKDKPKPCDMLATSSVKRKPNSNKIITGCTTKIIFENVYGTTDYKVKKFFEMHNHPLESIEERPYTKNARKMSYSEKEFVVRASKAKIGPTMAHKIRVVLKGGYEYIGAKVTDYKNLWRGVNRILCYKDAQIMINKMNDPRDHYPNYSFEFLRDGDLLAAMFWVDEREKTFYAEFGEVISFDATFRTNKYKIVFVPFTTVDHHKKSVTVGAGLLSRETIESYEWLLKAFLRAHEGKAPKIVLMDQDATIKQAVESVLPNSRHRLCMWHIMKKLQANVTSDLFKNKDFKKRFNKLVWNMHIKPDEFEKKSESMNSFFNTYSQSGNLLLHFMMNYDTTIQKQRNTQQELDHQIKKAKEIYKGSWYFQYKHLVTKNEWELYKVEQLNKNSDLKTEFEVEIKLPTNDVKCTCEHFNRFGALCRHAFNILMKHGIKEIPEQYIENRWRKDVIPRHYNFGRHVYDTGDSEINRSVNQAYYNFEACLEYVRKNKEKIDLFVKKTESMLKEYENDPTNELQKNRTDVEEVGKLMGITIPKDIDINVPNVQSNKGC